The window aataatattttttctgcCTAATCAAGTACTTTTTAAGCATAGGTAGTAAGGGTAGTATCCTGTTTTGTATGGTTATACAGTggataaaaaagatatatttatttcaaattatgtaACTCTTGTTATATAACAATATACAATTTCCTCTAATCACAACCCACAATGCATAACGTAATCTACCCTTACTTCACATGGGCAATGTCTTAGTGCAACAAGACAAACAAAAAGCTATAAGTGCACCTAAACTGTATCATGTCCACATCAAttagcaaaattaaaatcaaaattatcacCTGACAATCCCAAGGATCTTAGATCCCAAAGTACCATGTGATTATCAGTGCCCCCAGTTACAAGCTTGTAGTTCCTCCGAAGTAAAGCAGAAGCCAAGGCTTGAGCATTCTTTTTCACCTGCTGCATATATCCCTTGTACTCTAGCGTAGCCACTTGTTTTAGGGCCACAGCAAGAGCTGCAATATGGTTATTGTGCGGTCCACCTTGTAAGGATGGAAAAACAGCAAAGTTTATCCTCTCCTCAAAGTCATATTCCTTGACGTCATTTCCCTGGTACAGAACAATTGCTCTCCCCCTTGGCTTATAACccttcttataaaaaattatacctCCCCTTGGACCTCGAAGGCTCTTATGAGTAGTTGAAGTCACAACATCACAGTACTCAAAAGGACTCACACATTCctgtaacaaaattttatatctcaatcaaaatataaacagAATGGAGACAATTCTTCATCCAGAATTACAAGATTACATGTATTAAGTACTGATGAACAGGACCAAACAATGTAAGTGAAGAAACTATTACAGATGTAAACGAATAATACTGAGAATTGCATAAACACACAGTTGAACGGAACTGCATACTAGAACCAagtagaaaaggaagaaaaaaaataacatccTACTCCTGAGAAAACATAATAGATGTCGGTCAAGCTTTGAGTTTTTCTGATAAATACATATCCGCCATGAAAGAATAAATACCAAAACGTTTTGgtccaaaaaaaatatccatGGGGTTGAGATCTTGGCCCAACGCACTTCTAAACTAGGGTTAAGACCTAAAATCAGTCTCTCCATAATCTCTTGATAAGTTACATCATTCTATCACTAAGTTTCATAGCCATTCATAACCTAAATGataaaaactacaataatttttacaCAACCACCGTTGAAGCCTTGTCTGAGTGTCAGGtaaaacaattcaaatattatgaatatATTAACAACCAGCTACATTGCAACCCAAGAGAATGAGAACGTGATAGTAATTAGAACATATGATAAGAAAACCAAGAACTTCATGGACCCGAACCAAAAAACTTTATACACAGACATTCAAGGGCTAAAAAATTCACACCTTAGCAGCAACAAGGCCACTAATTTGAGCCATATCACACATCAGAACTGCTCCACACTTATCTGCAATCTGCCTAAACCTTGCATAATCCAATTCACGAGGATATGCGCTCCCTCCACAAATAAGTAGTTTAGGGCGAAAGTCAAGCGCCCTCTCCTCAAGCTTATCATAATCAATATAACCAGTTTGCGGATTCACCTTATATGGAAAACtctcaaaaaaaattgaggcCCCTGCAACTTTTTTCCCATTTCGGGTACAATAACCATGACTAGGATTGCCACCGGAAGGAGAATCCAATGCCATGATTCGATCTCCTGGCAGTAACAAACCAGTATAGACGGCAAAATTGGCAGACGTGCATGAATAAGGTTGAACGTTAACTCCCCACGAATGAGGATTAAGATCAAACGCTGCCAATGCGCGCTCACGACAAAGGATTTCAATCTCATCTATATATTGATTTCCACCGTAATACCTCGCTCCAGGCATACCTTCTGAGTACTTATTAGTCAAGTGGCTTCCAAGTGCTTCCATTACAGCTCGACACACATAATTTTCTGAAGCAATCAATTCAATGCCATTGATTTGCCTCTGTTTCTCTTTCTCCATAATCCCATACAACTTAGGATCCGCAGCTCGAAGGGTCTGATTACCCCACGAGCGTACAGAACTCCTTCGTGTCTCCATATCAAATTCACACGAAACTCTCTTCGTAGAACCCAATAAAGACGAAGATTCACCATCTCTTCGCCGCTTCAAGCACATAGAATGACCCAGAATACGAAACTCCTCTACATCTCTATCGTCGCATTCATCATCATCTCTCTTCGCATCTCCATTCTCGTCTCTATGATTCTCCGTCTGCGGTTCCATCAACTGGAGAGGAACTGGGGGTGCCGAATACGTGGGTCCCCGTCTAGAAGAATCAAGATGAAGCAGTATAGAGTCATCAGCAATCTGAGTACGGTGGGGCGGTGAAACACGTCCACGAGAAATATTGGACTGAGAATTAGATAAATCCATTAACTACAAAACAAGAACAACCCTAGCAAATGAATTCCAAACCCCAAAAAGACACACCACCGGTAACACAGACACaatcaaagacaaaaaaaaaattgaactgaACCAAACCCCAGCACAACAGAAGTTTCGAATCAGGAGCAGCAAGAGCAATAAGAACAACAACAAGAGCGGCAGGGACAATTGAAGTGAGTAGAAATGGGAAGGTTGAATGTTGGTAGCATTGAAGTTAACGAAACTTCCATggaagatcaaagaaacaacaaaaaaattagtgaAAGTAAGAGCTTTTGGTGTAGAAATGGAGGTCCGGAGAGGGAGAAGGCGAGCGTAGGATGGACGAGGACAGGTTGATTCTAATTTCGGCTGTGGTGGAACGGACCAACGAATCTGGACATACTCTTACCTTTTTCCtaagtttttatttacattatttattattatcgaAAGGGTATATTACTAACAAACAGATGAGGACTCTAATAGTTCGGTATGCTTTAaacttaactaatttttttatatccataaCTTTTGTACCTGTTTGAATTCatctttctatctttttaagtattatattttaatgttataaaatatatatttcattttaatagttaataattgcatttctaaattttgaattcacaCGTTAGACTAGGACCTATATCACTAATTGTTTAACACGCATGTATGATATTAGCGTACGAGGTCATTAATAATTGTTACTAAGTTGTAGTTTTCggttcttattaaaaaaaaactataatcatatTGATATCAAGgtttaaacttttaacttaATCTTTATcgttaaaaaatgattaaatcaTACCTAGCCTAATTAGAATGAGAAGTGTATCACTGACGATGATGACGCAAATCTCCTAACTTTGATATtagtaaaaaacaaactttgaaaaatgaatgtatGTGAATAATTACTTTAACAATAATTACATGGGCACAATAGTAAGTTAAAGATGTATATATTAAGTTAGCAACTGCAATATATTTGAGTGGTTGAAGTAGAAGATTTGATCTAAAAAGTTCAACCCTAAAATagcatgtatatatatcaaacataaCTACACTTGACttagttcaaattttcaaGCAAAGTACATCTTACCACCATACATCCAAGAACCATTTGATAATTGGAACTATTATACAAATGGCTAATACAATCcaacacatattattatatgataATCAGAACgataatatcaaaatcaatttcataCAATACAAGAAATGGTGGATTGGTTGTCAATGGTTATTTACATTCTTGGGATTAGTGTCAGCAAAGTACATGAAGATGagatttaataaatataaaagatgtaCTCAAAGGACCTTTTTTCAGAATGTCAAATGTGTACATTTTAAACATTCTTTTGAAGAGTCAGCTCTTCATCTATTAATCAAACATTGCCTAACAGTTGAATATTAATCCTTGAATCAATATTTACCATTAGCATTTGGGCCATACTAATTCGAACACATTAATTAGCATCAATCACCTAGAAAGTGATTCCACAATCTCAGCGACATTTGTTGAGTCTCTCTTGAACTTTTACCACCAATCCTTTCATCTTCAAC of the Cucumis sativus cultivar 9930 chromosome 3, Cucumber_9930_V3, whole genome shotgun sequence genome contains:
- the LOC101211272 gene encoding serine hydroxymethyltransferase 7 encodes the protein MDLSNSQSNISRGRVSPPHRTQIADDSILLHLDSSRRGPTYSAPPVPLQLMEPQTENHRDENGDAKRDDDECDDRDVEEFRILGHSMCLKRRRDGESSSLLGSTKRVSCEFDMETRRSSVRSWGNQTLRAADPKLYGIMEKEKQRQINGIELIASENYVCRAVMEALGSHLTNKYSEGMPGARYYGGNQYIDEIEILCRERALAAFDLNPHSWGVNVQPYSCTSANFAVYTGLLLPGDRIMALDSPSGGNPSHGYCTRNGKKVAGASIFFESFPYKVNPQTGYIDYDKLEERALDFRPKLLICGGSAYPRELDYARFRQIADKCGAVLMCDMAQISGLVAAKECVSPFEYCDVVTSTTHKSLRGPRGGIIFYKKGYKPRGRAIVLYQGNDVKEYDFEERINFAVFPSLQGGPHNNHIAALAVALKQVATLEYKGYMQQVKKNAQALASALLRRNYKLVTGGTDNHMVLWDLRSLGLSGKNLEQLCEMCHITLNKIIISGDNGVITTGGVRIGTPAMTSRGCLESDFELIVEFLHTAAQIAICIQREYGKMPNAFLTGLQSNKEVVELGNRVESFSAKFSMPGVET